GGTGGGTCGCTCGATGACCTGAAGGGCGTCGCTGACCGGATCGTAGGCTACGCCCGGCTCATCAGCGACCTTTCGGCGGGACGGCCCCTGCGCCCCATCCGCACCCGCGGATCGCTTTCCGCGATCATCGAAGCGGCCGCGCGCGAGGTTGAAGGCGACTGCGAGCAGAGTGGCGCTTGCCTCAGCCTCGACCTTCAAGAGGGCGCGCCGGAAACGTGCATCGACTCTCAGTATATGGCGAGGATCGTCCAGAACCTCTTGGGGAACTCGATCAAGGCGATCGGCGAGGCCCCACTCCACCCCGGCGCGAGCGGAAAGAAGGCCAAGGGCATCGTTCGCGTCGAGTATCGGTTCAAGAGGGGGCAGCACATCCTGACCGTGGCCGATAACGGGCCAGGCATGACCCGCGAACAGGTTCGGGCGGTGCTTTCGGGCGCAGGACGGAGCTACTGGTCGAAATCGAGCGGCTCCGGATGGGGCATCCGAATCGTCCTTGAATTGGCGGCGACCCATGAGGGGAAGGTGGACGTCGAAAGCGAACCTGGCAAAGGCGCGACATTTCGGCTTTCGTTCCCGCATGTGGACCCGGAAGCGGGCTGTCCGTAGGTCCTAAGGGAACTTTAGGCGCGGGTCTGCGGTGTCATAATTTAGGTTCGGAGCTTTGAAGAATTCCCACACAACCGTCATCCGACGTACCCCTCCTCGTTCGAGGAGGTGGCTCTCCGCCCTCTCATGGTTCGCCTACGCGATCGTGTGCGCGGTTGCGCTGTTGGGGGGCACTGCTGCGGGATGGCTCAAGTCGAGCCCCGTCCTCTCGGCCATGAGCGCCCAGTTCCTCACCAACAAGAACGCATCCGACGTGTTCGACGACGATGCCCTGACGGTGCTGGTGCTGGGATGCGACGAGGATCGGAGTCGGGGAGGGGCGAAGGTCGTTCGCGAAAACGCCCGAAGCGACATGATGTTGGTCACGAAGATCGACTTCGCCAACAAGCGAGTCGGTGGGATTTCCATTCCGCGCGACCTCGAAGTTGGGTTGCCTGGATACCGTGCCCAGAAGATCAACGCGTACCACTCCATCGGCGGAAAGGACCTCGCCAAGCGGGCCGCCGAGAGCGTGCTGGGAGTCCCGATCGACCGCGTGATCGTGCTCAACTACAAGGCGTTTCAAGAACTGGTCGATGTGGTGGGAGGGGTCGAGGTGTACGTCCCCAAGAACATGAAGTACACCGACCGGCCGGGCGACCTCTACATTGATCTCAAGAAGGGCAGGCAATGGCTCGATGGGTATCAGGCGATGGGCTTCGTTCGCTTCCGACACTCCGACAGCGACTTCAAGCGGATGGAGCGTCAGCGGGACTTCTTGTTCGCCCTGAAGGATCGAGTGATGAAGAACT
The genomic region above belongs to Candidatus Nitrosymbiomonas proteolyticus and contains:
- a CDS encoding transcriptional attenuator, LytR family, which translates into the protein MKNSHTTVIRRTPPRSRRWLSALSWFAYAIVCAVALLGGTAAGWLKSSPVLSAMSAQFLTNKNASDVFDDDALTVLVLGCDEDRSRGGAKVVRENARSDMMLVTKIDFANKRVGGISIPRDLEVGLPGYRAQKINAYHSIGGKDLAKRAAESVLGVPIDRVIVLNYKAFQELVDVVGGVEVYVPKNMKYTDRPGDLYIDLKKGRQWLDGYQAMGFVRFRHSDSDFKRMERQRDFLFALKDRVMKNSSLLPTIVNKGSEVIGDEFSPDELASLALFLRGVSNDNIRMSSLPVVEGRGTNLNLDAGKLSEVLLENFLSGYAVEGRVSQR